The nucleotide window TTCTTGTGACCCTCGGCGACGCGAGACGCCTCGAACGTCCCCGTGGCGCCGTTCTCGAAGGCGACCTGTGCGGTGTAGGCGTCGTCGACCGTGACGGCCCGGGTCTCGTCGGTCCCCTCGACGGGACGCTCGTCGGTGAACGTCTGGAGGTGCCCGGAGACGCGTGTCACGTCGCCGGCGGCGTCGCCGACGAGGAACCGCGCGAGATCGAGCGTGTGTGCCCCCAAGTCGCCCAGTGCGCCGGAGCCGGCAGACTCCGCGTCCGTCCGCCAGGACCACGGCGCCTCCGGGTCCGACAGCCAGTCCTGGAGGTACCGCCCCCTGACGTGTCGGATCTCCCCGATCTCGCCGTCGTCGATCAACCCACGGGCGTACTGGATCGCCGGGACGAACCGGTAGTTGAACGCGACGCCGGCGACGGCGTCCCCCTCGGCCGCCGCCGCACGCATCCGCTCGGCGCCGTCGAGGCCGGGCGCCAACGGCTTCTCACACAGGACGTGTGTGCCCGCCTCCAAGGCCGCGACCGACGGCTCGACGTGGAGGTGGTTCGGCCCGAGGTTGTAGAAGACGTCCACGTCCGCGACGACCTCGCGCCAGTCCGTCGCCGTCTCGGCGAAGCCGAGTCTGTCGGCGGCCGACGCGAGCGCCGTCTCGTCGCGTCCGATCAAGACGGCCTTCTCCGTCGCCGGCGCGTCCGGGAAGAACGTCTCCAGCCTGTCCAAGGCGTTCGTGTGCGCCTCGCCCATGAACCGGTAGCCCAGCAGCCCCACCCGTAGCGGTTGCTCCGACATGGTCACTCCGCCCAGTAGGCGTCACCCGGCGTCGTCTCGAAGACGGCCCGGTCCAACAGGTCGACGGCCTTCTCCAACCCCTCCCGCGAGGAGGTGAGGCCATCCTCGTGTTCGATGGAGAGTGCGCCGTCGTAGCCGACCATCCGGAGCGTCGACACCACCTCCTTCCAGTGTGACTCGTCGTGGCCGTAGCCGACGGTGCGGAACAGCCACGACCGCTCGGCCTCGTCGGTGTAGTCCGTCGTGTCGAGCAGCCCCTTCTCGCGGGCGTTGGCGTCGTAGACGGCGGTGTCTTTCGCGTGGACGTGGTGGATCGCGTCCCGCTCGCCCAGCAGTCGGATCGCCGTCGGCACGTCCACCCCCTGCCAGTAGAGGTGGCTGGGGTCGAAGTTCGCCCCGACGCGGTCGTTCGTCACCTCGCGCAGCTCCAACAGTCCGTGCGGCTCGTACACGAGCATGTTGGGGTGCATCTCGATCGCCAGGTCGACACCGTGGGCGTCGGCGTGAGCCGCGAGGTCGGTCCAGTACGCCTCCGCGACGGACCACTGGTACTCCAACGCCTCGGCGTGTTCCGGCGGCCACGGCGCCGTGATCCAGTTGGGCACCTCGTCGTCCGGACCGCCCGCCGGCAGCCCGGAGAAACACGTCACCGTCCCCACGTCCAGTGCCGCCGCGAGCTCCACCGCCTCTCGGAGCTCCCGGTCGGCACGCGCCGCCCGGTCGTCGTCCGGCGCGAGCGGGTTGTTGTGGGTCGCCAACGCCGACACTCGGAGGTCCGCCGCGTCGAGGTCCGCTCGGAGCCGCTCGCGGGCGTCCGGCTCCGCCAGCAGCCGTTCGCGGTCCGCGTGGTCCTCGCCGGGGTAGCCCCCGACGCCCAACTCCACCGCGTCGACACCCAACTCCGCGAGGTA belongs to Halobaculum sp. MBLA0143 and includes:
- a CDS encoding sugar phosphate isomerase/epimerase family protein, with the protein product MDVGVLTVPLGGQPRAEAFDYLAELGVDAVELGVGGYPGEDHADRERLLAEPDARERLRADLDAADLRVSALATHNNPLAPDDDRAARADRELREAVELAAALDVGTVTCFSGLPAGGPDDEVPNWITAPWPPEHAEALEYQWSVAEAYWTDLAAHADAHGVDLAIEMHPNMLVYEPHGLLELREVTNDRVGANFDPSHLYWQGVDVPTAIRLLGERDAIHHVHAKDTAVYDANAREKGLLDTTDYTDEAERSWLFRTVGYGHDESHWKEVVSTLRMVGYDGALSIEHEDGLTSSREGLEKAVDLLDRAVFETTPGDAYWAE
- a CDS encoding Gfo/Idh/MocA family protein, producing MSEQPLRVGLLGYRFMGEAHTNALDRLETFFPDAPATEKAVLIGRDETALASAADRLGFAETATDWREVVADVDVFYNLGPNHLHVEPSVAALEAGTHVLCEKPLAPGLDGAERMRAAAAEGDAVAGVAFNYRFVPAIQYARGLIDDGEIGEIRHVRGRYLQDWLSDPEAPWSWRTDAESAGSGALGDLGAHTLDLARFLVGDAAGDVTRVSGHLQTFTDERPVEGTDETRAVTVDDAYTAQVAFENGATGTFEASRVAEGHKNDHTVAVHGSEGSLEFSLERLNELQVKTDGRGYETVLVTDESDPYVDHWWPPGHVLGWEHTFVHENYEFLSAVAAGESFTPSFDDGYAVQRLLDAVARSDETGAWVDLG